The DNA window GGCCACGGCCGCCCCCGCGAGGTGAGTTCCTCCAGCGCCGCCTCCATGGCGAACGGGTGGTGGCTGTGCCGGGGGTCGCCGTCGTCGTCCACCACGACCCCGACGCTGTCGGACCAGGCGAGGGTCCTGCGGTACGGCGGGTGCTCGGTGCTGATCTCGTAGGAGTAGCCGCCGGCCGCCGTCACCAGGGAGCAGCCGTGCGCCCGCAGCACCCGGCCCCACTCGGCGAGGGTCCCGTGGAGGTTGCCGGGGTGGCCGGTGGCGAGCATGACCCGCTCGCCCCGGGCCGCCGCCCGGGCCATCCGGTCGGCGAGGCTCTCCAACGCGTCGACGGTGCGTTCCGGGTCGATGGTGTCCACTCCCCACACGTGGTTCTCGTCGGACATCACCCCGCACCGCTTGGCCATCAGTGCGAGCACCTCCGGGAACGTCCACTCGTGGGAGAGGGTG is part of the Haloactinospora alba genome and encodes:
- a CDS encoding phosphatase, with amino-acid sequence MTPPSRAELIHHLVRTGIAGHVDTPRQGNLRHYQRLCDRNPYYELGLTLSHEWTFPEVLALMAKRCGVMSDENHVWGVDTIDPERTVDALESLADRMARAAARGERVMLATGHPGNLHGTLAEWGRVLRAHGCSLVTAAGGYSYEISTEHPPYRRTLAWSDSVGVVVDDDGDPRHSHHPFAMEAALEELTSRGRPWPQLVIADHGFAGAAGEAGVPTIGFADCNDPALFLGEHEGKLHTAVPLDDGFHTEDYEPLSAYVLHRAGLTDGTARQQHP